From Brassica oleracea var. oleracea cultivar TO1000 chromosome C3, BOL, whole genome shotgun sequence, a single genomic window includes:
- the LOC106336493 gene encoding C-type lectin receptor-like tyrosine-protein kinase At1g52310 isoform X1 translates to MELTWAFCRKQALVLISCLSLFYLASFDTITSESPAQNATAFKNRSHKVSCPTNWVVGPNQTKCYAYFRNSTSWEMSETFCIASGGHLASISSNKELSFVQKLCNENATSCWIGGRTLNSSNSGFNWTWSDPKSPQWNQTMFPKVPLRTRCVNSSCRADICMVLTNGSLQVFGERCNASHAFICAIDSDIKCRNCHGEYQIILLVVSGLILFTTFAIILWFLIYKRSKKRRKSRKVSSPASALVPPPSWKIFTSEELRSMTKNFSEANRLAGDAKTGGTYTGGLADGTKVAVKRLKRSSFQRKKEFYSEIKRAAKLHHTNVVAIKGCCYDHGERFIVYEFIANGPLDRWLHHVPRGGRSLDWNMRLNIATTLAQGIAFLHDKVKPQVVHRDIRASNVLLDEEFGAHLMGVGLSKFVPWEVMQERTVMAGGTYGYLAPEYVYRNELTTKSDVYSFGVLLLEIVSGRRPTQAVNSSVGWQSIFEWATPLVQANRWLELLDPVITSGLPEASVVQKVVDLVYACTQNVPSMRPRMSHVVHQLQLLVPPSEIVSS, encoded by the exons ATGGAGCTGACTTGGGCTTTCTGTCGGAAACAAGCTCTGGTTTTGATTTCTTGTCTGTCTCTGTTCTATCTCGCCTCCTTTGATACT ATAACTAGCGAATCGCCAGCTCAGAATGCAACTGCTTTCAAGAACAGATCTCACAAAG TTTCTTGCCCTACCAATTGGGTTGTTGGACCGAACCAAACGAAATGCTACGCCTACTTCAGAAACTCTACTTCATGGGAGATGTCAGAGACGTTCTGCATAGCCTCTGGTGGCCACTTAGCATCGATTTCATCGAACAAAGAACTCAGCTTTGTTCAAAAGCTATGCAATGAAAACGCTACCAGTTGTTGGATTGGAGGAAGAACCCTGAACTCTTCTAACTCGGGCTTTAACTGGACCTGGTCCGACCCCAAGTCTCCTCAATGGAACCAAACCATGTTTCCTAAAGTGCCACTTCGTACACGATGCGTGAACTCATCTTGTCGTGCCGACATCTGTATGGTGTTGACAAACGGTTCATTACAAGTCTTTGGTGAAAGATGTAACGCTTCTCATGCTTTCATTTGCGCTATTGATTCTG ACATCAAATGTCGCAACTGTCACGGTGAATATCAAATCATCCTCTTAGTCGTGAGCGGATTGATCCTCTTCACCACATTCGCCATCATACTGTGGTTCCTCATCTACAAACGCAGCAAGAAACGTCGAAAATCTCGAAAAGTATCAAGTCCAGCTTCAGCTTTAGTTCCTCCTCCGTCATGGAAGATATTCACAAGCGAGGAGCTCAGATCAATGACCAAGAACTTCAGCGAAGCAAACCGCCTCGCCGGGGACGCGAAAACCGGAGGAACCTACACCGGCGGTTTAGCAGACGGGACCAAAGTGGCGGTTAAGAGACTGAAGAGGTCGAGTTTTCAGAGGAAGAAAGAGTTCTACTCTGAGATTAAACGAGCTGCTAAGCTTCATCACACGAATGTGGTTGCTATTAAAGGTTGTTGCTATGATCATGGAGAGAGGTTCATTGTTTATGAGTTTATAGCCAATGGCCCGCTTGATAGGTGGCTGCATCATGTGCCTAGAGGTGGTAGGAGCTTGGACTGGAACATGAGGTTGAACATTGCCACAACTCTTGCTCAGGGAATCGC GTTCCTTCACGACAAGGTGAAGCCACAAGTGGTGCACCGCGACATAAGAGCTAGCAACGTGCTGCTTGATGAGGAGTTTGGAGCTCATCTAATGGGTGTTGGTCTCTCGAAGTTTGTCCCATGGGAAGTAATGCAAGAGAGAACGGTCATGGCTGGTGGGACATATGGTTACCTCGCACCTGAGTACGTTTACAGAAACGAGCTCACCACGAAGAGTGACGTTTACAGCTTCGGTGTTCTGTTGCTTGAGATTGTGAGTGGTCGTAGACCGACACAAGCGGTTAACTCTTCTGTTGGTTGGCAGAGCATATTCGAATGGGCTACACCGTTGGTTCAGGCAAACCGGTGGTTAGAGCTTCTTGATCCGGTTATAACGTCTGGTTTGCCGGAAGCGAGTGTGGTTCAGAAAGTTGTGGACTTGGTTTATGCTTGTACTCAGAATGTGCCATCTATGAGGCCTAGGATGTCTCATGTGGTTCACCAGCTTCAGCTATTGGTTCCACCATCAGAGATAGTAAGCAGTTAA
- the LOC106336493 gene encoding C-type lectin receptor-like tyrosine-protein kinase At1g52310 isoform X2, which yields MELTWAFCRKQALVLISCLSLFYLASFDTITSESPAQNATAFKNRSQVSCPTNWVVGPNQTKCYAYFRNSTSWEMSETFCIASGGHLASISSNKELSFVQKLCNENATSCWIGGRTLNSSNSGFNWTWSDPKSPQWNQTMFPKVPLRTRCVNSSCRADICMVLTNGSLQVFGERCNASHAFICAIDSDIKCRNCHGEYQIILLVVSGLILFTTFAIILWFLIYKRSKKRRKSRKVSSPASALVPPPSWKIFTSEELRSMTKNFSEANRLAGDAKTGGTYTGGLADGTKVAVKRLKRSSFQRKKEFYSEIKRAAKLHHTNVVAIKGCCYDHGERFIVYEFIANGPLDRWLHHVPRGGRSLDWNMRLNIATTLAQGIAFLHDKVKPQVVHRDIRASNVLLDEEFGAHLMGVGLSKFVPWEVMQERTVMAGGTYGYLAPEYVYRNELTTKSDVYSFGVLLLEIVSGRRPTQAVNSSVGWQSIFEWATPLVQANRWLELLDPVITSGLPEASVVQKVVDLVYACTQNVPSMRPRMSHVVHQLQLLVPPSEIVSS from the exons ATGGAGCTGACTTGGGCTTTCTGTCGGAAACAAGCTCTGGTTTTGATTTCTTGTCTGTCTCTGTTCTATCTCGCCTCCTTTGATACT ATAACTAGCGAATCGCCAGCTCAGAATGCAACTGCTTTCAAGAACAGATCTCA AGTTTCTTGCCCTACCAATTGGGTTGTTGGACCGAACCAAACGAAATGCTACGCCTACTTCAGAAACTCTACTTCATGGGAGATGTCAGAGACGTTCTGCATAGCCTCTGGTGGCCACTTAGCATCGATTTCATCGAACAAAGAACTCAGCTTTGTTCAAAAGCTATGCAATGAAAACGCTACCAGTTGTTGGATTGGAGGAAGAACCCTGAACTCTTCTAACTCGGGCTTTAACTGGACCTGGTCCGACCCCAAGTCTCCTCAATGGAACCAAACCATGTTTCCTAAAGTGCCACTTCGTACACGATGCGTGAACTCATCTTGTCGTGCCGACATCTGTATGGTGTTGACAAACGGTTCATTACAAGTCTTTGGTGAAAGATGTAACGCTTCTCATGCTTTCATTTGCGCTATTGATTCTG ACATCAAATGTCGCAACTGTCACGGTGAATATCAAATCATCCTCTTAGTCGTGAGCGGATTGATCCTCTTCACCACATTCGCCATCATACTGTGGTTCCTCATCTACAAACGCAGCAAGAAACGTCGAAAATCTCGAAAAGTATCAAGTCCAGCTTCAGCTTTAGTTCCTCCTCCGTCATGGAAGATATTCACAAGCGAGGAGCTCAGATCAATGACCAAGAACTTCAGCGAAGCAAACCGCCTCGCCGGGGACGCGAAAACCGGAGGAACCTACACCGGCGGTTTAGCAGACGGGACCAAAGTGGCGGTTAAGAGACTGAAGAGGTCGAGTTTTCAGAGGAAGAAAGAGTTCTACTCTGAGATTAAACGAGCTGCTAAGCTTCATCACACGAATGTGGTTGCTATTAAAGGTTGTTGCTATGATCATGGAGAGAGGTTCATTGTTTATGAGTTTATAGCCAATGGCCCGCTTGATAGGTGGCTGCATCATGTGCCTAGAGGTGGTAGGAGCTTGGACTGGAACATGAGGTTGAACATTGCCACAACTCTTGCTCAGGGAATCGC GTTCCTTCACGACAAGGTGAAGCCACAAGTGGTGCACCGCGACATAAGAGCTAGCAACGTGCTGCTTGATGAGGAGTTTGGAGCTCATCTAATGGGTGTTGGTCTCTCGAAGTTTGTCCCATGGGAAGTAATGCAAGAGAGAACGGTCATGGCTGGTGGGACATATGGTTACCTCGCACCTGAGTACGTTTACAGAAACGAGCTCACCACGAAGAGTGACGTTTACAGCTTCGGTGTTCTGTTGCTTGAGATTGTGAGTGGTCGTAGACCGACACAAGCGGTTAACTCTTCTGTTGGTTGGCAGAGCATATTCGAATGGGCTACACCGTTGGTTCAGGCAAACCGGTGGTTAGAGCTTCTTGATCCGGTTATAACGTCTGGTTTGCCGGAAGCGAGTGTGGTTCAGAAAGTTGTGGACTTGGTTTATGCTTGTACTCAGAATGTGCCATCTATGAGGCCTAGGATGTCTCATGTGGTTCACCAGCTTCAGCTATTGGTTCCACCATCAGAGATAGTAAGCAGTTAA